One genomic segment of Impatiens glandulifera chromosome 6, dImpGla2.1, whole genome shotgun sequence includes these proteins:
- the LOC124941342 gene encoding homeobox protein knotted-1-like 3 isoform X1 gives MAFPNHLSQEMALQNFSGHHLPEHIGQSSPEDAGGKEHKDIQRLILESTGKSSSEQHQHQHQHHHQHQQQPTWLNSAILRQSQYGESNFLHLHTNPESTTPQTSNQWLSRSILQRNVSDVRDDVQVSGDSMIAAAMSHDSTDLNPSNNDNRNIGSQLENNGGGGGDLTESDVGGGGGSDGVMNWQNARNKAEILSHPLYEQLLSAHVACLRIATPVDQLPRIDAQLAQSQNVVAKYSGLAHAANLGVDEKELDQFMTHYVLLLCSFKEQLQQHVRVHAMEAVMACWEIEQSLQSLTGVSPGEGTGATMSDDEDDPLDSDAIIFDGGMDGSDSLGFGPLIPTETERTLMERVRQELKHELKQGYKEKIVDIREEILRKRRAGKLPGDTTSVLKSWWQSHAKWPYPTEEDKARLVQETGLQLKQINNWFINQRKRNWHSNPSSSTVLKSKRKSNAGEKNTGSFA, from the exons ATGGCGTTTCCTAATCATCTCTCGCAAGAAATGGCGTTGCAGAATTTCTCAGGTCATCATTTACCTGAACATATAGGTCAGTCATCGCCGGAAGATGCAGGAGGAAAGGAGCATAAGGATATACAGCGCCTTATACTTGAATCAACCGGTAAGTCGTCTTCGGAGCAGCATCAACATcagcatcaacatcatcatcagcatcaGCAGCAACCGACTTGGTTAAACAGTGCAATCCTACGGCAGAGTCAGTACGGTGAGAGTAATTTCCTTCATCTACATACGAATCCTGAATCTACAACTCCTCAGACTTCAAATCAGTGGCTATCGAGATCGATTCTTCAAAGGAACGTTAGCGACGTGAGGGACGATGTTCAAGTATCCGGCGATTCGATGATTGCTGCTGCGATGTCTCACGATTCAACCGATTTGAACCCTAGCAACAACGATAATCGAAATATTGGGAGTCAGTTGGAGAATaatggaggtggaggtggagattTGACGGAAAGTGACGTCGGCGGTGGCGGTGGAAGCGATGGTGTAATGAATTGGCAAAACGCGAGAAATAAGGCTGAAATCTTATCGCATCCACTTTATGAACAGTTATTATCGGCTCACGTTGCTTGTTTGCGTATCGCTACTCCGGTGGATCAGTTACCGAGGATCGACGCTCAGTTAGCACAGTCGCAGAATGTGGTCGCGAAGTATTCAGGTTTAGCTCATGCTGCGAATCTTGGAGTGGATGAAAAGGAGCTTGATCAATTCATG ACTCATTATGTCCTATTGCTTTGTTCTTTCAAAGAACAACTGCAACAACATGTTCGTGTACATGCAATGGAAGCAGTTATGGCATGTTGGGAGATTGAACAGTCCTTACAAAGCTTAACAG GAGTTTCACCCGGAGAAGGAACAGGAGCTACAATGTCGGACGATGAGGATGATCCACTAGATAGCGACGCGATTATATTCGATGGAGGAATGGACGGTTCAGATAGCCTAGGATTCGGTCCTCTCATTCCCACAGAGACAGAGAGAACCTTAATGGAACGAGTTAGACAAGAACTCAAACACGAACTCAAACAG GGATACAAGGAAAAGATTGTGGACATTAGGGAAGAAATATTGCGTAAAAGGAGAGCAGGAAAGCTCCCTGGTGATACAACTTCCGTGttaaaatcttggtggcaatCGCATGCCAAATGGCCATACCCGACG GAGGAAGATAAGGCAAGATTAGTACAAGAGACAGGGTTACAATTAAAGCAGATAAACAATTGGTTTATTAACCAGAGAAAGAGGAATTGGCATAGCAATCCTTCAAGCTCAACAGTGTTGAAGAGCAAAAGGAAAAg TAATGCAGGTGAGAAAAATACAGGAAGCTTTGCATAA
- the LOC124941342 gene encoding homeobox protein knotted-1-like 3 isoform X2: protein MAFPNHLSQEMALQNFSGHHLPEHIGQSSPEDAGGKEHKDIQRLILESTGKSSSEQHQHQHQHHHQHQQQPTWLNSAILRQSQYGESNFLHLHTNPESTTPQTSNQWLSRSILQRNVSDVRDDVQVSGDSMIAAAMSHDSTDLNPSNNDNRNIGSQLENNGGGGGDLTESDVGGGGGSDGVMNWQNARNKAEILSHPLYEQLLSAHVACLRIATPVDQLPRIDAQLAQSQNVVAKYSGLAHAANLGVDEKELDQFMTHYVLLLCSFKEQLQQHVRVHAMEAVMACWEIEQSLQSLTGVSPGEGTGATMSDDEDDPLDSDAIIFDGGMDGSDSLGFGPLIPTETERTLMERVRQELKHELKQGYKEKIVDIREEILRKRRAGKLPGDTTSVLKSWWQSHAKWPYPTEEDKARLVQETGLQLKQINNWFINQRKRNWHSNPSSSTVLKSKRKR, encoded by the exons ATGGCGTTTCCTAATCATCTCTCGCAAGAAATGGCGTTGCAGAATTTCTCAGGTCATCATTTACCTGAACATATAGGTCAGTCATCGCCGGAAGATGCAGGAGGAAAGGAGCATAAGGATATACAGCGCCTTATACTTGAATCAACCGGTAAGTCGTCTTCGGAGCAGCATCAACATcagcatcaacatcatcatcagcatcaGCAGCAACCGACTTGGTTAAACAGTGCAATCCTACGGCAGAGTCAGTACGGTGAGAGTAATTTCCTTCATCTACATACGAATCCTGAATCTACAACTCCTCAGACTTCAAATCAGTGGCTATCGAGATCGATTCTTCAAAGGAACGTTAGCGACGTGAGGGACGATGTTCAAGTATCCGGCGATTCGATGATTGCTGCTGCGATGTCTCACGATTCAACCGATTTGAACCCTAGCAACAACGATAATCGAAATATTGGGAGTCAGTTGGAGAATaatggaggtggaggtggagattTGACGGAAAGTGACGTCGGCGGTGGCGGTGGAAGCGATGGTGTAATGAATTGGCAAAACGCGAGAAATAAGGCTGAAATCTTATCGCATCCACTTTATGAACAGTTATTATCGGCTCACGTTGCTTGTTTGCGTATCGCTACTCCGGTGGATCAGTTACCGAGGATCGACGCTCAGTTAGCACAGTCGCAGAATGTGGTCGCGAAGTATTCAGGTTTAGCTCATGCTGCGAATCTTGGAGTGGATGAAAAGGAGCTTGATCAATTCATG ACTCATTATGTCCTATTGCTTTGTTCTTTCAAAGAACAACTGCAACAACATGTTCGTGTACATGCAATGGAAGCAGTTATGGCATGTTGGGAGATTGAACAGTCCTTACAAAGCTTAACAG GAGTTTCACCCGGAGAAGGAACAGGAGCTACAATGTCGGACGATGAGGATGATCCACTAGATAGCGACGCGATTATATTCGATGGAGGAATGGACGGTTCAGATAGCCTAGGATTCGGTCCTCTCATTCCCACAGAGACAGAGAGAACCTTAATGGAACGAGTTAGACAAGAACTCAAACACGAACTCAAACAG GGATACAAGGAAAAGATTGTGGACATTAGGGAAGAAATATTGCGTAAAAGGAGAGCAGGAAAGCTCCCTGGTGATACAACTTCCGTGttaaaatcttggtggcaatCGCATGCCAAATGGCCATACCCGACG GAGGAAGATAAGGCAAGATTAGTACAAGAGACAGGGTTACAATTAAAGCAGATAAACAATTGGTTTATTAACCAGAGAAAGAGGAATTGGCATAGCAATCCTTCAAGCTCAACAGTGTTGAAGAGCAAAAGGAAAAg GTGA